The window TTTGTTGGGTTTGGCTAATTTTggttgttatgagcttttggtcactttagtgcataaagtttagatcttgaaagtttgtgaccttgttacggataaaattggaaactttatccatctaaaacatcatattgattcagctCTAAAGActtgagacttggacttaatagattaagttgaaaaagatgcccttttggtccctttgagacttaaaaactagatcttggttgtttggacccttcaaatggataaagttggaaacttaatccattaagaagtATTATGAACTataaaaaatgtaatcttggacctTAGTTCCCTTCCATGCATGAGCTCGGatgtcttaatcagttaagaagTTAGGTTTTTTGGTATTGAGCACTAAATatccatgcaagaccataaagttggatactttatggttaaggacatcATTTAAGGACTAGATCTAGGATTTGGACAAAAGAGATTtagggattaagctcttaatagaagGAAATGATTGTTGAATGTAAGCTAGGCGTACACTATGGTACGCAAGGAATACGAGGTCAACACCTCGTTTCTAGTCAAGGCTTGAGTATGTtaagcgtacaagctgagtacgatGGCGTATGCCGTTGAGTTGACTCAGCAgacttttttttgacattttgacaTTGACCTGTTTTTTACCAAGTTgacttaggggtattttgggtattttaattATACGATAAGTTTGGTCATGTTCTAATGAATAGGTGGCCAGTTGAGCTGATATTTGAAGTAGTTTCCTATTCAACGATCTTTCAGACTGAGAagtgagtttgctcactatactgtacGACACTAAGGATTGTATGTActtgtagtctttgtgactcatgttatatgtttgtatgcatgcgTTCCTctttgctatatgtatgtggggaTGAAATAGGCCCGGTATAGCCTTATGCTGACATGTGAGTTGAAATTGACTCGGGGTGAAATAGAGCTAGGGGTGAAGTAGATTAGGTACAACTTTATGTTGACATATAAGTTGAAATAGTcttgggggtgaaatagacccgggggTGAAATAAACCCGGTACAGCCTTAAGTTgacgtatatgtatggtatgcagtattttggggaacccactaagctttgtgactacggtttatgtttatggtttcaggtacttccgtttCGAAAGGGAAGGACCCGACGTGATCGCAGCACATCCGCCCATGTTTCCGcaactttatgattttaggattgtactctgatatacTTTTGAATGATTGAAAAGGATAAATGGTGCTTATGTTTGAATCAAAAATGTAATTGTTACCttataaattttgggacgttacaaatatGTCAGTTGGTGGCGGATGTTGGCTCAGACAATGGTAATGGAGGATGTGGCGGTTGTGgttgcggtggtggtggtggtgggggggggggggggtaattgtGAGAACATACTAACCTTTatgtttacaaatatatattacaTTCATCTATTGCGTCGGTACGCCGGATGGTTTTGCGTTAAAAAGAAAtagtggtggttgtggtggtggtagtttatattcacatataaaaattatattccTCTATCATGCTGACGCGCTGATACAATGGAGGGTTTTGCAACAAAACAACATATAACCTAGATTTATTCTCGTGAtctcaactatatatatatatatatatatatatatatatatatatacatatatatatatatatatatatatatatatatatatatatatatatatatgtaaattacatagatggtccctgtggtttagagTAATctgtgtgtttggtccctaacaaaTATTTAATGGACTCAGTTTGCTAATCTGAAGACTCAGTTAATGCACAGAGATGAGTAACAAAGGAGAACTATGTTGGCAATTTCGAGCATCAGGAAACATCTCTTTAAGCATTTCAGCAAAAACCATTTTTTAACACCAATCACAAAGTTATATCCGGATTATAGTATCCTATATAATCAATACAACATCACATGTCATGTACAGTTAATACAAATGTAACTCACACAAGAGACCTGAGAAAATAGAGTGAACCAATAACAACAGAAAGAGAATCGCAGAGAGGGGTAAAAGAAAGGATTggaatttgtttttttattcatATGATGTTACCTGGAAAGAGTTTCACAGATGACACCCTCATTTCCGATTATAAATGTAGCTCTGTGAACTCCATTGTTTCCGGCGATAGTTGGATCGACCAACATCATCGGTACTTCACGAGGTTGGAGGGATGTAGGTATGTTAGAAAGATGCGGAGTAGATAGGTGGCAGTGGCAGGTTGTCGTTGAAGTTTTCCGGCAAGAGAAGACGGTTGCAGAATCAACGATTGTATCTCCGGCAAGGTGTGAGGTTGGTTGTCGGTGGAGTCAGCGTTAGAGAGAAAAGATGTAGGGATGAAGAATTGAAGATAGGTACTTTAGGTTTaagtctttttttttctttttgtaatttgttttaatgtatttatgttatttatataataaaacaaatatattagaaaacttagaaaaattagaaaaaaaaattattaagggCAGTATAGTCATTTTATCTCGGATAAGGACCAAATGCGtaacaaaaatatattttaaggACCATTTGAGTTAAAAAAGTTGTTAGCGACTAAACACGCATATTaccctaaaccacagggaccatccatgtaatttatatatatatatatatatatatatatatatatatatatatatatatatatatatatatatatatatatatatatatatatatatatatatatatatatatatatatatatatatatatatatatatggttaggttcatgtgagacgacctaattttgtgagaccgtgacacacatttttttatttttttatttttttagttaattcaagttccaaaaataatatttaaaataagaatttttggatttttccatttattttgcattttaaaattattttttagaatatgtacagtgtaatattctattagaatatttcacgtatttttaagaaaaattgggaattttttatttcttttagttaattcaagttccgaaaataatatttaaaaaaagaatttttggatttttccatttattttgtcttttaaaattattttttagaatatgtacagtgtaatattctattagaatatttcatgtattttaaaaaaaaacgggattttattttattttatttttattttatttttatgtttttagttaattcaagttccgaaaataatattgaaaaaaaagaatttttggaattttcatttattttgcattttaaaattatttttagatttggtctcacggtctcacaaaattagaatggtctcaaatgaacctgaacttatatatatatatatatatatatatatatatatatatatatatatatatatatatatatatatatatatatatatatatatatatatgtatttgtgAAGAAAAGAATTGAAAATAAAGGAGTAAGTAGGAACCTGTCACATTTCATGGCTCCCCTTTTCTGAGTTATTTATAGCAACACTCCATTGAAATTCCCATTCACAATTCCCATTTGACAACAGGTAATGGAGGCCTTACTAGAGGAGTATAATTACCTCAATATGCAACTAGAAGCAATAAAATCAGCCACATGCAACTTCGATGATAGGAAGGTCATTGGAAAAGGTGGATTCGGGAAAGTGTACGAAGGAATACTCTCTCACTCTAAAGGGAATGCTACCATGGTTGCTTTCAAGCGTCTGGATCGTAACTATGGGCAAGGAGTCCCCGAGTTCTTGAAAGAGATCTTAATGCTTTCTCGGTACAAACATGAAAATCTCATCACTCTGGTTGGATTTTGCGACGAAAATGGTGAAAAGATCCTTGTGTATGAGCATGCATCCAATGGAAGCCTTGATCGCCACTTAAGTAGCACTACTCTCACATGGAGGCAACGTCTCAAGATATGCATTGATGCCGCAAAGGGACTTCGCTACCTTCATGATCCCAAGGAGACACAACAAAGAGTTCTCCACCGAGATATAAAAAGTTCCAACATTTTGCTAGATGAGAATTGGAATGCTAAAGTTTCAGACATGGGACTATCCAAGATAGGACCTGCAAATCAGATGCACACCTTTCTTGTTTCCAATGTTGTAGGTACCCCTGGATATATAGATCCTCTCTATATGGATACTTACTCCCTAACGAAAGAGTCAGATGTATACTCTTTTGGTGTGGTGTTATTTGAAGTATTGTGTGGGAAACTATGCTTTGAGTATAACAATGGTCGTTGGCAAAGTTTAGTGCAATTTTGGAAAAAGTGCtacaaacaaaagaaactaaCTGAGATTATCTTTGAAGATCTGAAGCAACACATAGATCCCAGTTCATTGGAAACAttttcagacattgcctttcaaTGTTTGCAGAAATCTCGTGAAAGACGACCAAAGATGTCTAATGTTGTTGAAAAACTTGAGATTGCGCTTTTGTTTCAGGAGATATCTGAAGACTGTGAAGAGATCGGTAAACGTGTTGTGCCTCCTCTGGTTTACAGATACAATGAAGAACTAAAGATGCGTCTCTCCGAAGGATTCCTCTTCAATGGGGGCAAAACGGTAATCAGCTAAACGACTATTAGATAAATGTACCGATTTCCTAACTTGAGCTCTTTTAATGGACAGCGGTTTTGGTTAAATAAGAATGGAGAACGTTGTGAAATGATCTCCGCAGAAGAATGTTTGATTCCTGTTCACTTTGCATCGCCTACGTTTTTTTATTATGGTGGAAGGAATTCAAGGTAAACTTTGATCCTCTATTTTTTGTCTACGTGTTTTTTAACATTGTTCATGAGTACATATTAATCTATTCTTTGCTGCATCTTGTTGTAGATTTCAAATGGACTTCCATAAACCATATTATTGGGATTTTAAGATACATTTAAGAACACAATTTTTATCACCAAATATCATGTACAAAGTAAACCTTGTGTTCAATTTTGGCTCCAGAACAGAGTATTACTTAGGCTTCAATTACATATTGGATGGGGTGACATACTCTTCGACTTCATACCttgtagaggagagagaagataGATGGTGGATGACTGAATTGTTTCAATTTACCTGCGATAGCAGAAAATTTGATCTTGAAATTATGTTTCAATGCAAAAACCCATTGGCAGTAAAAGGCATTAAGTTTCAGCCCCTAGAGAGGTTCAATGGAAACACAAGTCAAATATTATTTTCAACAGTGAATCAAGATTGGGTTTTTGACAAATGTTGTGACAAATGTGTGAAATGGAGACTTCTTCCACCTGATGTGAATCCTTCCCCATTTCCTGAAAAATGGAAATGTAGCATGCTGGATTGACTGTAAGTTCTTTAGTGAGGAAGAGACCACAAATGCTATAATTTCTCACATTCCTGATCTTGTGATTCAAGTTTTATTCATTTAAATCATTGTTTAATGTTGTTCTTAGTGTTTGAaatattcttaaaaaataaatgaACCCCATGAACATTTCGGTAGTATCACATTGAAATTATGGTGATCAACAAGGTATATTTGGTATGTTGACTGTTGAATATTGATCATTGACTGTTGACCATTGTATGTGTATTAATGTCCAATTAATGTTATAGTTAATTCCCAATGTCATATTATTTTCGTAGatacaatttttttatatttaagaaCGTTTATTATTAGCCACAATTATATGTTATAAAAGTTCCCCCTTTGTACTTTTATGGGTTTACATATCAGCAGTGAATAGCCGTGAGTAAAAGAACGCAGGTTACATGTTAGAAAACACAAGGTATAAAATTATGTAGCATGAGAATTTTAcatatacttttaaaaaaatgGGATACAATTGTCCCAAGTACATCGACACTGTAGTAGACAAAGAAATCAGTTTAAACGGAATTGATATAACCCAAGTTACCATATTTGAAGTACTCCAATTATTTTCACTACCAGAAGAGGAATACCACTGCTTAACATTATCATGAAAAATATCTTCAACTCGGATTTCTCATCTCCACATGTAAGATCAATTCTCTATGGTTAAGTTCAAAtttgacatgcatgtctataCACTAACGACCAAATAAACAAAAAGAGTAGAATATTATTAGATTGTGCGACCTTACGATCCTACATACTATCCTACGATTTCAGGTTTGATATTGCTTCAAAAACGATCTTACAGTATACCAttgcttttttattttttacttctAGGCTTGTATGATTTTATGATCATGA of the Lactuca sativa cultivar Salinas chromosome 6, Lsat_Salinas_v11, whole genome shotgun sequence genome contains:
- the LOC111919193 gene encoding receptor-like protein kinase FERONIA, which codes for MQLEAIKSATCNFDDRKVIGKGGFGKVYEGILSHSKGNATMVAFKRLDRNYGQGVPEFLKEILMLSRYKHENLITLVGFCDENGEKILVYEHASNGSLDRHLSSTTLTWRQRLKICIDAAKGLRYLHDPKETQQRVLHRDIKSSNILLDENWNAKVSDMGLSKIGPANQMHTFLVSNVVGTPGYIDPLYMDTYSLTKESDVYSFGVVLFEVLCGKLCFEYNNGRWQSLVQFWKKCYKQKKLTEIIFEDLKQHIDPSSLETFSDIAFQCLQKSRERRPKMSNVVEKLEIALLFQEISEDCEEIGKRVVPPLVYRYNEELKMRLSEGFLFNGGKTVIS